One window from the genome of Fusobacteriaceae bacterium encodes:
- the purH gene encoding bifunctional phosphoribosylaminoimidazolecarboxamide formyltransferase/IMP cyclohydrolase gives MMKRALISVFDKTGIWEFAKFLVSRDTELVSTGGTYKYLKEAGVPVTEVAEITKAPEMLDGRVKTLHPVIHGGILAIRSNPAHMKTIEERGIAPIDYVIVNLYPFFDKVQENLEFDEKVEFIDIGGPTMLRSAAKSFRDVVVISDTADYAPVMEELQGGDVSFETRKRLAGKVFNLTSAYDAAIANFLLDGEKYPKYLSLSYKKAFDLRYGENAHQSAAYYVSTTDPGAMKDFDILNGKELSFNNMRDMDIAWKVACEFEEPAACGLKHSTPCGVAVGKDGYEAYMKAYNCDPTSIFGGIVAVNRKVDKATAEEMNKIFLEIVIAPDFDADALEILRKKKNLRVIKGHSAPADRINLVKVDGGILVQDEDMVFAGEYKVVTKKAPTAEELENLTFGMKVVKYAKSNAIVAVKDKMAIGIGNGETNRIWATEQALARAKYRADVLASDAFFPFRDVVDAAAAAGIKAIIQPGGSMRDQESIDACDEHGIAMIFTGIRHFKH, from the coding sequence ATCATGAAACGCGCATTGATATCGGTATTTGACAAGACAGGTATATGGGAATTCGCGAAATTTCTCGTCTCCCGGGATACGGAGCTTGTCTCCACCGGCGGGACTTACAAATATCTGAAGGAAGCGGGCGTCCCTGTGACCGAGGTGGCGGAGATCACCAAAGCGCCGGAAATGTTGGACGGCAGGGTAAAGACGCTGCATCCCGTGATCCACGGCGGCATCCTCGCGATCCGCTCGAACCCCGCGCACATGAAGACCATTGAAGAACGGGGCATCGCCCCCATTGACTACGTGATCGTCAATCTTTATCCATTTTTCGACAAGGTTCAGGAAAATCTGGAATTTGACGAAAAAGTGGAGTTTATCGATATCGGCGGGCCCACCATGCTTCGCTCCGCCGCCAAGTCCTTCCGGGACGTCGTCGTGATCTCCGATACGGCCGATTACGCCCCCGTGATGGAAGAACTCCAGGGAGGCGACGTCTCCTTCGAGACGCGAAAGCGCCTCGCCGGCAAGGTCTTCAACCTGACCTCCGCCTATGACGCGGCCATTGCCAATTTCCTCCTGGACGGCGAAAAATACCCCAAATACTTGAGTCTCTCCTACAAAAAGGCCTTTGACCTGCGTTACGGAGAAAACGCCCATCAGAGCGCCGCCTACTATGTGTCGACGACGGATCCGGGCGCCATGAAGGACTTCGATATCTTGAACGGCAAGGAACTGTCCTTCAACAATATGCGGGATATGGATATCGCCTGGAAAGTGGCCTGCGAATTTGAGGAACCGGCCGCCTGCGGGCTCAAGCACTCGACGCCCTGCGGCGTCGCCGTGGGAAAAGACGGCTACGAGGCCTATATGAAGGCCTACAATTGCGATCCCACGTCGATTTTCGGCGGGATCGTAGCGGTCAACCGCAAGGTGGACAAGGCCACGGCGGAGGAAATGAACAAGATCTTTCTCGAGATTGTGATCGCTCCCGATTTTGACGCCGACGCCCTCGAAATCCTGCGGAAAAAGAAAAACCTGCGGGTGATCAAAGGTCACAGCGCCCCCGCGGACAGAATCAACCTCGTCAAGGTGGACGGCGGGATCCTCGTGCAAGACGAGGACATGGTCTTTGCCGGCGAATACAAAGTCGTGACGAAAAAGGCGCCGACCGCCGAAGAACTGGAAAATCTGACCTTCGGCATGAAGGTCGTCAAATACGCCAAGTCCAACGCCATCGTGGCCGTCAAGGACAAAATGGCCATCGGCATCGGAAACGGCGAGACAAACCGGATCTGGGCCACGGAACAGGCTCTGGCCCGGGCAAAATACCGGGCCGATGTGTTGGCTTCCGACGCTTTCTTCCCCTTCCGGGACGTTGTGGACGCCGCGGCTGCAGCGGGGATCAAGGCCATCATCCAGCCGGGAGGCTCCATGCGGGATCAGGAATCCATCGACGCCTGCGACGAGCACGGCATCGCGATGATCTTTACGGGGATCAGGCATTTCAAGCACTGA
- the purD gene encoding phosphoribosylamine--glycine ligase, translated as MKILVIGSGGREHALCRKFLENPAVEKIYVAPGNGGTKLTPRCENVSVSGIDALAEFAKAEAVDLTMVGSEELLVAGIVDKFREKGLAIFGPDRKAALLEGSKAWAKTFMEKYGVKTAKYRVFTDPAEAKAWAGTCAHPLVVKASGLAAGKGVLICPSLADSIAAIDEIMVNRAFQEAGDEVVIEEYLEGVEASILSLTDSRVILPFVSAKDHKKVGEGDTGLNTGGMGTIAPNPYVTEEVFAQFERDILEPTLRGIKAEGMRFAGVIFFGLMINARGVWLLEYNMRMGDPETQVVLPLLENDLTELLQEALAGDLDKTELRWKPEHACCVVLASRGYPGSYGKGYEISGLDAVQNDWLAAGVAEKDGKLMTSGGRVLNLVATGKTLEEARQKAYADVERVDFQGKYYRRDIGIVKK; from the coding sequence ATAAAAATTTTGGTAATCGGCAGCGGCGGCAGGGAACACGCCCTCTGCCGGAAATTTCTGGAAAACCCGGCCGTGGAGAAAATATACGTCGCGCCCGGAAACGGCGGCACAAAGCTGACCCCCCGCTGTGAAAACGTCTCCGTCTCGGGAATCGACGCCCTGGCGGAATTCGCCAAGGCGGAAGCCGTAGATCTGACCATGGTGGGGAGCGAAGAGCTCCTGGTGGCGGGGATTGTTGACAAGTTCCGGGAAAAGGGCCTCGCGATCTTCGGACCCGACAGAAAAGCGGCCCTTTTGGAAGGATCCAAGGCTTGGGCCAAGACCTTCATGGAAAAATACGGCGTCAAGACCGCGAAGTACAGAGTCTTCACCGATCCGGCCGAAGCCAAGGCCTGGGCCGGGACCTGCGCCCATCCTCTGGTCGTCAAGGCCAGCGGCCTGGCCGCCGGAAAAGGCGTTCTGATCTGTCCGTCCTTGGCGGACTCAATTGCCGCAATAGACGAAATTATGGTTAATCGCGCATTCCAAGAAGCGGGGGATGAAGTCGTCATTGAGGAATACCTCGAGGGCGTCGAAGCCTCCATTTTATCGCTTACGGACTCCCGCGTCATCCTGCCTTTCGTTTCCGCCAAAGACCACAAAAAGGTCGGCGAAGGCGATACGGGGCTAAATACCGGCGGCATGGGGACCATTGCCCCAAACCCTTACGTGACCGAAGAAGTCTTCGCGCAATTCGAGCGGGATATTCTCGAGCCCACCTTGAGGGGGATAAAAGCCGAAGGCATGCGCTTTGCCGGCGTGATTTTCTTCGGCCTCATGATAAACGCCCGGGGCGTCTGGCTCCTCGAATACAATATGCGCATGGGCGATCCCGAGACCCAGGTGGTCCTGCCCCTTTTGGAAAATGATCTGACGGAACTCCTGCAAGAGGCCCTGGCGGGCGACCTTGATAAAACGGAATTGCGCTGGAAGCCCGAACACGCCTGTTGCGTGGTCCTGGCGTCCCGGGGATATCCCGGGAGCTACGGGAAAGGCTATGAAATAAGCGGTCTCGACGCGGTCCAAAATGACTGGCTGGCGGCGGGGGTCGCCGAAAAGGACGGAAAGCTCATGACATCAGGCGGACGGGTCCTCAATCTTGTCGCCACCGGGAAGACCCTTGAAGAAGCCCGGCAAAAGGCCTACGCCGATGTGGAGCGGGTTGATTTTCAGGGAAAATATTACCGGAGAGACATCGGAATCGTGAAAAAATAA
- a CDS encoding tyrosine-type recombinase/integrase, with product MDESMEQIILEFLYTAELVENKKLNTVRSMRKDLAQFNRYLREKEKIADIRAINSVTLRGFVLDLQANQVTRRSINRKLSTLRGFFKYAVKNKLLEQNPMEAISSFDFEAEEPDILTLEEINGLRDAIEESNVHGIRDRLIVELLYSSGITSTEMLLTSENMFSPEKRELRVYNGKTDRTVFFSERAKQYYLRYIEAKQAHFKEKYNRSIVFVNGSGTRLSDRSLRRLIDRYAVKAGFTREISPYSFRHTFAVVMLSHGMRLTWLKALMGHVTIESTLPYEQLVIRKGLKA from the coding sequence ATGGACGAAAGCATGGAGCAGATCATCCTCGAATTCCTCTATACGGCGGAACTCGTGGAAAACAAAAAACTGAATACGGTGAGGTCCATGCGAAAGGATCTGGCCCAGTTCAACCGCTATCTCAGGGAAAAAGAAAAAATCGCGGACATCCGGGCGATCAATTCCGTGACCTTGCGGGGTTTCGTCCTCGACCTGCAGGCAAACCAGGTGACGCGCCGTTCCATAAACCGCAAACTTTCGACGCTCAGGGGCTTTTTCAAATACGCGGTCAAGAATAAACTGCTGGAACAAAATCCCATGGAGGCCATTTCCTCATTTGATTTTGAGGCCGAAGAGCCCGATATTCTGACGCTGGAAGAGATCAACGGCCTGCGGGACGCCATCGAGGAATCCAACGTCCACGGGATCAGGGACCGGCTGATCGTGGAGCTTCTGTATTCCAGCGGCATTACGTCCACGGAGATGCTGCTGACTTCGGAAAATATGTTTTCCCCGGAAAAACGGGAGCTTCGGGTCTACAACGGGAAGACGGACCGGACGGTCTTCTTCAGCGAGCGGGCAAAGCAATATTATCTTCGTTATATCGAGGCCAAACAGGCCCATTTTAAGGAAAAATACAACAGAAGTATCGTATTTGTCAACGGCTCGGGGACAAGGCTCAGCGACCGTTCCCTGCGCCGGCTCATTGACCGCTACGCGGTAAAGGCGGGATTTACGCGGGAAATCAGTCCCTACAGCTTCCGCCATACCTTCGCGGTCGTGATGCTGTCCCACGGCATGCGCCTGACGTGGCTCAAGGCCCTCATGGGCCATGTGACGATCGAAAGTACGCTGCCCTATGAGCAGTTAGTCATCAGAAAGGGGTTGAAAGCATGA
- the hslV gene encoding ATP-dependent protease subunit HslV → MKTNEREQFIATTIVAIKKDGKVALAGDGQVTFGEVVFKGNARKIRKIENYNILAGFAGTAADAFALIDKFENKLDEHGGNLKKAAVELAKEWRTDKALRVLEAMLIVADATTILIVSGNGDVIEPDGDVAAIGSGGNYAFAAGRALMKHTNMTAEKIALEAMAVASEMCIYTNANIICEVL, encoded by the coding sequence ATGAAAACAAACGAAAGAGAGCAATTTATCGCCACGACCATCGTGGCCATCAAAAAAGACGGCAAAGTGGCCCTGGCCGGAGACGGGCAGGTGACCTTCGGGGAAGTGGTGTTCAAAGGTAACGCCCGGAAGATCCGGAAAATCGAAAACTACAATATCCTCGCGGGCTTCGCGGGCACGGCGGCCGACGCCTTCGCCCTCATCGACAAATTTGAAAACAAACTTGACGAGCACGGCGGCAACCTGAAAAAGGCCGCGGTGGAATTGGCCAAGGAATGGCGGACCGACAAGGCCCTGCGGGTTCTGGAAGCCATGCTGATCGTGGCCGACGCCACGACGATCCTTATCGTCTCGGGAAACGGCGACGTCATCGAGCCCGACGGCGACGTGGCGGCCATCGGATCCGGCGGCAATTACGCCTTCGCGGCGGGCCGCGCCCTCATGAAGCACACGAACATGACCGCGGAGAAAATCGCCCTCGAGGCCATGGCCGTGGCTTCGGAAATGTGTATCTACACCAACGCCAATATCATCTGCGAGGTGCTGTAA